In Deltaproteobacteria bacterium, the genomic stretch CCAGCCGCGGCACGGCGGTCGCGCGTGCCGCGAGCGCCACATGCTCGCGTCCGTGCCCGCGACCCAAGAAGTCTTGGGTCGCGCTCCTAGTCGAAATCAGTCGGTCACCGGCGGCCTGGGCGCTTCCGGCGGGGCGGGCGGTAGATCCCCTTCAGGAAGAGCGCGGTCGTGGCGCGTTCCATGCGGGCAAGCCCCTCCGCGCTGAGGAGGGAGGCGCCGAGGTGCCGCCGCAGGGTGGGTTCGATCAGGAACGCGCCGATGTTGATCAGGATGACATGCAGCGCGGCCCAGTCACGATCAATGTCTGGCCGCAGCAGCTTCTCGGCCGCGAGCTGATCGACCTGTGCCCGCGCCAGGACGAGCAACCGCTCCAACAGCGCGCCGCCAGGTGCATCGCCCTCGAGCAGCGAGCGGCCGATATACGCGAAGACGGCCGGGTTCCTCCGGATGAACTCCGCGATGCGCGCGCCGAGCTGGCGCGCGTCCTCCCCAGGTGATGTCCCGCGCACGGGATCGCCGAACACCTCGATCGCCCGCCCCACGACGAAATCGTCGACCGCGCGACGGAGCCCCGCCTTCGAGCGGAAGTGGTGCTGGACGAGGCCGGGGGAGACCGCAGCCGCCTTCGCCACATCACGGATCGACGTCCCGGCGACCCCCTGCGCAGCGAACGCCTGCAGTGCGGCGTTCCGGATGCGGGCTGCGCTGGTGAGGTCTGAGGGGGCTCTTGCCATACGATCGTATTGTAGATTATACGATCGTATCGTCCGGAACGAGGAACGTCCAACGATGTCGGACACAACGAAGCGGCGCTTCGAGGCGGCCATGGGCCTCGCCTTCCTGGCGCTCATGTCGGTGGCGCTGTTCCTCCCCGGCCAGCCGCCCAAGGCGCAGGATTCCATCGAGACGATCACCGCCGTGCTCCTCAACCGGCGACTGGCGTTCCTCGTGGGCAGCTACGTCGCCGGCCTCGCGGCGATGGCGTACCTCTGGTTCTTGGGCGGCGTCCGCGACTATCTACGGGCGCGCGGTGCCGACGGGCTCGGCGTGGCGGCGTGTGCGGGAGGCGTGTTCGCGATCACCGTAATGCTTCTCGGCATGGCGATGTTCAGCGGCGTGGCGTTCGTCGCAGCACGGCTCGGCGATCCTCCGCTCGTCCGGGCGCTCACGGATACGGGCAACATCGTGATCGAAACGAGCAAGTTCGGGTTCGCGGTCTTCGTGCTCGCCGTGTCATCTTCGGGCTGCGAGGCAGGCGCGTTCCCGCGCTGGCTCGTGCGGCTCGGCATCGCGTCGGTCGTGCTGATGCTCGTGAGCGCCGTCGCGCTCTTTTTGGACCACGGCGTCTTCCAGTTCGGCGGGCTGATCGACCTCGGGGGTGCGGTCCCGGTGCTCGTGTGGATCGGGGGCCTGAGCGTCGTGATGCTCAGGAGCGCGCGATGACGATCGACCTCGCGATGCTGACGGCGAGCGCCGTGCTTACGGGGTGCCTCGTCCTCCCGTACGGCTTCGCCATGTGGACGCAGTGGCGCATCGTCGACGTCCTCGGGAACCGGGAGAACCCGCCACCCCTACCGCCGTGGGCCGAGCGGGCGCGGCGCGCGCACCAAAACATGCTCGAGAACTTCCCGCACTTCGCCGCGCTTGTCCTCGTCGCGCACGTGAGCGGCCTGTCGAACGCACAGACCGCCCTCGGCGCCACCCTGTTCCTCTGGGCGCGCGTCGTGCACGCCGTCGTCTACACGACGGGGGTGTGGCGACTGCGGGCGCTCGCGTATTTCGCGGGGGTGGGCGGGGAGATCCTGATCCTCGTGCGGTTGCTGTCGGCCGCGTAGTCATTCGCCCCGCCTCCCCGCGGTCGGTCCCAGGAAAAAATCTTTCGCAGACACCGATCACTGCGAAGGCGCGCTGGAACATACGGCTCCTGTGGGCTCACCGTTTCGCGAGCGCAAGGGCTCGTCTCGGGCGTGAGCGTCGGGTAAGGTCCGCTCGATGGCGGTTCGCCCGTTCGATCCAGCCACCCAGCAGATGCCGTTCAAGGCCCTTCTGGATCGCGTCTTCAGGACGCGCTGGGGCACCTGGGTCGCGATCAACGTCGGCCAGCGAATCGACCCGTATCTCATGCGCGCCACGCGCGGCCGGGTCCGCATCAGCTTCACGGCGCCGACCATCCTCCTGAGTCACACCGGAGCAAAGACCGGCAAGCGGCGCACTACGCCGCTCCTGTACTTCACTGATGCTGCAAACGTGGTGCTCATCGCCTCTAAAGGCGGGGCGCCGCAGCATCCCGCCTGGTATCACAACCTGAAGGCGCACCCGGAGGTCGAAGCCTCCACGGACGGTCGGCCCGAGCGGTACGTCGCCCGCGAGGCCGAAGGTGCCGAGCGCGACCGTCTCTGGAGACTCGCGATGAAGCTCTACTCCGGCTACGAGGAATACCAGGCGCGGGCGACGAATCGCCGCATTCCGGTCATCGTGCTCGAACCTGCCAAGCGCTAACCGCGCTGCCGGCCCATCTGCTCCCACGCGGCCTGTGCCCCGCCGTCCTCGAGATGGCGCTCAGTGTGCTCGGACGATGCTGAGAATCATCCCGAGTCCCGCACCGGCCACGATCAGCCACGTCGAATTCAGCCGGAAGCGGAGGAGGATGGCGCTCGCGACGAGCAGCGCCGCCGTCCCGAGGTCCACGACCGCTACCCGGCCCAACTGCCACGTGACAACGGCCATGAGCGCGAGGGCGCCGACCGTCACGCCATCGAGGATCGACGCTACGAGGCCGGACTGCCGCAGGCGCGGCACGAAGGGACCGCTGGCGGCGACGAGGAGGAAGGCGGGCAGGAAGATGGCGAGCGTGGCGACGGCCGCGCCGGTCCAGCCCGCGAGCAGGTAGCCGATGAAGGTGGCCGTCGTGAAGACGGGTCCCGGCGTCACCTGTCCGACCGCCACCGCGTCGAGCAACTGGTGCTCGGTGAGCCAGTGCAGCCGTTCGACCAGATCGGCGCGCAGGAATGCCAGCAGCACGTACCCGCTGCCGAAGACCAGCGCGCCGATCTTCAGGAAGACGAGGAACACGCTCGGCAGCGTTACCGGCGTGCCGATGGCCCCTGCCGCGACGACCGGCGAGATCGGCAACAGCGCGGGGACGCTTCCCGTGCCGACCGCTCGCATCCCCCGCGCCACGGCGATGGTGATGCCCGAGACGAGCAGCACCGCCACGGGTGCCAGCCCGGCGAGGCTCAGCGCGGCGGCGGCCACACCGACCACGACCGACGCGACATCCTTGACGCCGGCCCGCCCGAGCCGCCACACCGCCTGGACGATGATCGCCACGACGACCGGCCGGATGCCGTAGAGCACGCCCGCTGTCTGCGGCAACGCGCCGAACCGCGTGTACATCCACGCGAGAGCCGCGACGAGCAGCGCAGCCGGGACGACGAAGCAGACGCCCCCGACGATCAGCCCGAGCCAGCCGGCGCGCACGTAGCCGAGGTAGATCGCCATCTCGCTCGAGCTCGGCCCGGGGAGGAGGTTGGCGGCGCCGAGCAGGTCGAGAAAGCGCTGGGGCGTGAGCCACTGCCGGCGGACGACCGCCTCGTCTTCCATCATGGCGATGTGGGCGGCAGGACCGCCGAAGGCGGTGAGACCCAGGCGTAGGAAGACCGCTGCGAGTTCGCGCAGCCGCGCCGCTCGGCGCTCCGGGGCGACGTGCGCTGGGCTGCCGGCGGCCGGCGCGCTCACGGCAGGGTGCCGGGTAAGGCAGACGAGCTCGTGGACCGCAGGACGTCGAGGGACCACGGGCCGGCGCCCACGATCAGCAGGAACAGCAGGCCCACGAGCATCGCGAAGTCGGTGCGCGCCTCCGACGCCATGCTCCAGAAGCCGTAGCGCGTCTGTTGGGGCAGCGTGAAGGGACCGTAGCCGTGGCCGAGGAGGATGGGGACCTTGGTCGAGAGGATCGCCACCGTGATGTCCACGAGCAGGGGAACCGTTGCCAGCCGGGTCAGAAGCCCGAGCACCAGCAGCGCGCCGCAGGCGATCTCGACCCCGCCGACGAACGGTCCCATCACCTCGGGCGCCGGAATGCCGATCCGAGCAAAACGCCCCGTCCCCATCACGGCAGGGAAGAGGAACTTCTGAATCCCCTCCTCGAAGAACACGAGCCCGACGAGCAGGCGAGTGAGGATCACCGCCCGAGGGCCGTGCGGAGATCGCCCCGTTCGGTCTTCGCGCATCTTGCCGTTGACCTCCTCGCCGGGAGCGGACAATCGCCGGCCCGAGGTGTAACACCCGCCTGAAGCTCGGGTCCATCTGGAGGCCAGGAGAGGAGGAACCGTCATGTCGATGCTTGATCGTCCGCTCGTGGTCTTGACGGCGGCGCTCTCGCTCGCCGCGGCCTCGAAACCAACGCGGCTGGCCGAGCCGAGCTACCTACCCGACGCGACGGCCTCGCGAGTGGTCACGGTCACGGAGGCGGGCGCCGCCGATGCCGGTATCACGGTGCTCACGGAGGCGGTCGCGATCAAGGAGACGGGACCTCGGGCAACCGTCTCGCGGTTCGGAGAGGTCTATGCATTCTCGCCCGCCTTCGTCGCCGTCCATCGCGATGAGCCGACCGAGATCAGCTTCTGGAATCTCCAGCCCGACGACGACCACGACTTCATGCTCGTCGGCTCCGACGCCCAGGTGCTGATGAAAATCCTCCTGCCGGCACTGCGGAAGACGACCTACATCTTCACGTTTCACGACGAGGGACTCTTCACGTTCTACTGCACGATGCACCAGCCCGAGATGAGCGGGCAGATTCTGGTCCTCCCGACGGCACAAGGTCGGCAAAGTAGCGACTGTCACGCGCAACGACCTCTCCGGCCGTGACGCCGACCGGCCGATGGAAGATCGGCCCGTCGTAGACGAAGGAGTGAAACTCGCCGTTCTCGCCGCAGGGATCGACCTCGGGCGGCAGGTCGCGGAGGAGTGCCGCGTCGATGGCGCGGCCGGCGAACTCGCGGCCCAGCTTGGTCCCGTCCACGCAGGCCAGGCGCGCTCGGAAGCCCAGGCCGATGAAGGTCCGCATCAACTCGGCCGTATCCCGATGCCAGATGGGAAAGAGACCCCGCATCCCGACCTTGGCGAGGTTGCGCTCCCGATAGGCGCGCAGGTCGGCGAGAAAGATGTCTCCAAAGGCGACCGTGCGGATGCCTCTCGCGCAGAAGTCAAGCATCGTCCGCTCCATCAGGGCCTCGTACTCCTCGTTGGTGCAGCGATCCGGTGGGAGATAGAGCTTGTGGAGCGGCACGCCGACCGCCGCTGCCTGTTGCTCGAGGAGTTCGACCCGNNNNNNNNNNNNNNGACCCGCACCCCGTGATGGCTGACGCGCTCGAACTCTCTCGCCACGGTTGTCAGGAGGGCGACGACCTCGTAGCCACCGCTTCCCCGAAGCTCGTAGAGCGCCATCGCGCTGTCCTTCCCCCCGCTCCACGAGAGGGCGACCCGCTCCATGGCCGTCACCCCCCACTCACCCTTGCCCCGCCACCCGCCGCGGCTCGATGACGTACATGACCCGCACTTGGTCGGGCCGCCGGCTCGGATTGCGCTCCACGCTCAGGTACTTCCGGGCGAGCAGGTCCGTATGGGCGACGGCGCCGTCCTCGGTGATCCTGATGACCTTCCCACGTATCTCAAGGTAGCGATACGGGTTGTCGGGATCGAGGATCGAGAGGGCGACGCGGGGATCGCGACGCATGTTCTTGTCCTTCACCCGCCCGCGCGCCGAGTTGACACGGATGTACTTGCCGTCGAAATCGAACCAGATCGGCGTCACCTGCGGGCCGCCGTTCGGCATCACGGTGGCGAGATTGGCGAACGCCTTCTTCGTGGTGACGAGATCGAGGAACTCGGGCGGTATCGTGCCTCGTGTGGCGATGTGCTGGGGCGTGTGGCCACCGTCCGGCCGCGCAGCGTGGACGCCGTCATGGCCGAGGCGGGCACAGCCGGCAGCGAAGAGTCCGAACAACGCGACCGGAAGGACGGCCTGACGAATCATTCCGCCTTCGCCTGCT encodes the following:
- a CDS encoding TetR/AcrR family transcriptional regulator — encoded protein: MIVSMESCALGGWPGRNSATDMSARKARPMAASKRRFVVSDIVGRSSFRTIRSYNLQYDRMARAPSDLTSAARIRNAALQAFAAQGVAGTSIRDVAKAAAVSPGLVQHHFRSKAGLRRAVDDFVVGRAIEVFGDPVRGTSPGEDARQLGARIAEFIRRNPAVFAYIGRSLLEGDAPGGALLERLLVLARAQVDQLAAEKLLRPDIDRDWAALHVILINIGAFLIEPTLRRHLGASLLSAEGLARMERATTALFLKGIYRPPRRKRPGRR
- a CDS encoding MAPEG family protein, with the protein product MTIDLAMLTASAVLTGCLVLPYGFAMWTQWRIVDVLGNRENPPPLPPWAERARRAHQNMLENFPHFAALVLVAHVSGLSNAQTALGATLFLWARVVHAVVYTTGVWRLRALAYFAGVGGEILILVRLLSAA
- a CDS encoding nitroreductase family deazaflavin-dependent oxidoreductase, which produces MAVRPFDPATQQMPFKALLDRVFRTRWGTWVAINVGQRIDPYLMRATRGRVRISFTAPTILLSHTGAKTGKRRTTPLLYFTDAANVVLIASKGGAPQHPAWYHNLKAHPEVEASTDGRPERYVAREAEGAERDRLWRLAMKLYSGYEEYQARATNRRIPVIVLEPAKR
- the chrA gene encoding chromate efflux transporter; protein product: MSAPAAGSPAHVAPERRAARLRELAAVFLRLGLTAFGGPAAHIAMMEDEAVVRRQWLTPQRFLDLLGAANLLPGPSSSEMAIYLGYVRAGWLGLIVGGVCFVVPAALLVAALAWMYTRFGALPQTAGVLYGIRPVVVAIIVQAVWRLGRAGVKDVASVVVGVAAAALSLAGLAPVAVLLVSGITIAVARGMRAVGTGSVPALLPISPVVAAGAIGTPVTLPSVFLVFLKIGALVFGSGYVLLAFLRADLVERLHWLTEHQLLDAVAVGQVTPGPVFTTATFIGYLLAGWTGAAVATLAIFLPAFLLVAASGPFVPRLRQSGLVASILDGVTVGALALMAVVTWQLGRVAVVDLGTAALLVASAILLRFRLNSTWLIVAGAGLGMILSIVRAH
- a CDS encoding DoxX family protein, with translation MREDRTGRSPHGPRAVILTRLLVGLVFFEEGIQKFLFPAVMGTGRFARIGIPAPEVMGPFVGGVEIACGALLVLGLLTRLATVPLLVDITVAILSTKVPILLGHGYGPFTLPQQTRYGFWSMASEARTDFAMLVGLLFLLIVGAGPWSLDVLRSTSSSALPGTLP
- a CDS encoding PPOX class F420-dependent oxidoreductase, which encodes MIRQAVLPVALFGLFAAGCARLGHDGVHAARPDGGHTPQHIATRGTIPPEFLDLVTTKKAFANLATVMPNGGPQVTPIWFDFDGKYIRVNSARGRVKDKNMRRDPRVALSILDPDNPYRYLEIRGKVIRITEDGAVAHTDLLARKYLSVERNPSRRPDQVRVMYVIEPRRVAGQG